One genomic region from Kamptonema formosum PCC 6407 encodes:
- a CDS encoding ATP phosphoribosyltransferase regulatory subunit, protein MVHQPPSGARDLLPLDVAQKISIERRLQQVFHRWGYHRIITSTLERLDTLMAGGAVQRSTVIQLQDAEDGELGLRPELTASIARAAATRMVDSAAWPQRLYYNANVFRKGRGFGGHGSQQEFYQAGVELLGAGGVAADVEILLLLCECLQNLGLSGWHLVLGEAGLTAKLLDPFPVQVRDRVRSAIANLDRIALETLPLSPELRERAFLLFDLRGRPQDVLPIVANLDLDLSQREAVNNLKSLVDLLNECQSKTALALGQSQEGAFQIHLDLSLIQTFDYYTGIVFEIVSNTEGEQRVLGQGGRYDRLLGLYHPEGTSYPGIGFSFNIEDLHYILLNTGELPRETPGSDWLVIPETPQAYAAAFSYAQKLRESAPLVRVEVDLGGRETAEEVREYARNRRISQVVWINAAGLPTIETGT, encoded by the coding sequence ATGGTTCATCAACCTCCTTCGGGTGCAAGGGATCTACTGCCCCTCGATGTTGCCCAAAAAATCTCGATAGAACGCCGCTTGCAGCAGGTTTTTCACCGCTGGGGCTATCACCGAATTATTACCTCTACCCTTGAACGGTTGGATACTTTAATGGCCGGTGGAGCCGTTCAACGTTCAACGGTAATTCAGTTACAAGATGCTGAAGATGGCGAACTCGGCTTGCGACCGGAGTTGACTGCTTCCATTGCTAGGGCAGCCGCAACGCGCATGGTGGACAGCGCAGCTTGGCCGCAGCGCCTCTACTACAATGCGAATGTTTTCCGTAAAGGGCGGGGATTTGGTGGTCACGGTAGCCAGCAGGAATTTTATCAAGCTGGCGTGGAATTACTCGGCGCTGGCGGTGTCGCGGCGGATGTGGAAATTTTGCTGTTGCTGTGCGAGTGCTTGCAGAACTTGGGGTTGAGTGGGTGGCATTTGGTTTTAGGGGAAGCTGGCTTGACAGCGAAGCTTCTCGATCCCTTTCCGGTGCAGGTGCGAGATCGGGTGAGGAGTGCGATCGCAAATCTTGACCGTATTGCCCTAGAAACGTTGCCTCTGTCCCCAGAACTCCGGGAAAGGGCATTTTTGCTGTTCGACCTCCGAGGCCGTCCACAGGATGTGCTACCAATAGTTGCTAACCTGGATTTAGATTTATCGCAGCGAGAAGCGGTAAATAATCTCAAATCTCTTGTCGATTTGCTCAATGAATGTCAATCTAAAACTGCTCTTGCCCTTGGTCAGAGTCAGGAGGGCGCATTCCAAATCCATCTTGACCTCAGTTTGATTCAAACATTTGACTACTACACTGGTATTGTGTTTGAAATTGTTAGCAATACTGAGGGAGAACAGCGAGTTTTGGGACAGGGCGGACGATACGATCGACTGTTGGGACTCTATCATCCCGAAGGGACTTCTTACCCAGGAATCGGGTTTTCATTTAACATTGAAGACTTGCACTATATTCTGTTAAATACTGGAGAATTGCCCAGAGAAACGCCTGGGAGTGATTGGTTAGTAATACCGGAAACACCCCAAGCTTATGCAGCGGCGTTTTCCTATGCCCAAAAACTTCGAGAGTCTGCTCCTTTAGTCCGAGTTGAAGTAGATTTAGGAGGGCGGGAAACTGCCGAGGAAGTGCGGGAATATGCTCGCAATCGCCGTATTAGTCAAGTTGTCTGGATTAATGCCGCAGGGTTGCCGACTATTGAAACCGGGACTTAG
- a CDS encoding indolepyruvate ferredoxin oxidoreductase subunit alpha produces MPHTIVTNICEGVADCVDACPVACIHEGPGKNVKGTDWYWIDFQTCIDCGICLQVCPVAGAIVAEERPELQQTPG; encoded by the coding sequence ATGCCCCATACTATCGTTACCAATATTTGCGAAGGTGTTGCTGATTGTGTAGACGCTTGTCCCGTTGCCTGTATTCATGAAGGGCCTGGCAAAAATGTTAAGGGAACTGATTGGTATTGGATTGATTTTCAAACTTGCATTGATTGCGGGATTTGTCTGCAAGTCTGTCCAGTGGCAGGGGCAATTGTTGCTGAAGAAAGACCAGAATTGCAGCAAACTCCTGGTTGA
- a CDS encoding DedA family protein, whose translation MSEWIINTMQSLGYLGIGLLMFLENLFPPIPSELIMPFAGFTIAKGDMQFAPAIAAGVIGTVLGAFPWYYAGKILGEERLRNLADKYGKWITVSGHDIDKADRWFKRHGTKAVFLCRLVPGVRTLISLPAGINNMPLVPFLIYSTLGTTLWVSFLTFLGYKLADHYDLVDEYLGPVSKIVVLSLIIWFALWVVRKNMRKE comes from the coding sequence ATGTCTGAGTGGATAATTAATACAATGCAATCCTTGGGTTATCTAGGAATTGGACTCTTGATGTTTCTAGAAAATCTTTTTCCGCCGATTCCATCGGAATTAATTATGCCATTCGCAGGATTTACGATCGCGAAAGGAGATATGCAGTTTGCACCCGCGATCGCGGCCGGAGTAATTGGTACTGTCTTAGGAGCATTTCCCTGGTACTATGCAGGTAAAATCTTAGGCGAAGAACGTCTGCGAAATCTGGCTGATAAATACGGTAAATGGATTACAGTATCCGGTCACGATATCGACAAAGCTGATAGGTGGTTTAAGCGTCACGGTACTAAAGCTGTATTTTTATGCCGTCTTGTACCAGGAGTTCGTACTTTAATATCCTTACCCGCTGGCATTAATAATATGCCCTTAGTGCCATTTTTAATCTACTCAACTCTGGGCACTACTTTATGGGTGAGTTTTCTCACTTTTCTGGGGTATAAATTAGCAGATCACTATGATTTAGTTGATGAATACTTGGGCCCTGTTTCTAAGATTGTAGTGCTTTCTCTGATTATTTGGTTTGCGCTTTGGGTAGTCAGGAAGAATATGCGGAAAGAGTAA
- a CDS encoding inositol monophosphatase family protein, which produces MSADELQNLLDIATEAALAAGAVLQAYWGKLEEIQEKGRPGDLVTEADKAAEVAILDVLRRHVPTHGILTEESGSLGDRTSKYLWAIDPLDGTTNYAHQYPFSAASIGLLIDDVPQVGAIFDPFHNELFRAATGLGATRNRRPIQVSKISELSKSLLVTGFAYDRHETADNNYAEFCHLTHLTQGVRRSGSASLDLAHVACGRLDGYWERGLSPWDMAAGIVILLEAGGQVTAYDGSPLQIKSGRILGSNGRIHDQIRDALQGVPPLSSWPSVPKASDRS; this is translated from the coding sequence ATGTCCGCCGACGAACTGCAAAACCTTTTAGACATCGCCACCGAAGCTGCCCTCGCTGCTGGAGCCGTACTGCAAGCATACTGGGGCAAATTAGAAGAAATTCAAGAAAAAGGCCGTCCTGGTGATTTAGTCACAGAAGCAGATAAAGCCGCCGAAGTCGCCATCCTCGATGTACTTCGCCGCCACGTACCCACACACGGTATCCTCACCGAAGAATCCGGCTCCCTCGGCGACAGAACCAGCAAATACCTCTGGGCGATCGATCCTCTGGATGGCACTACTAATTATGCTCATCAATATCCCTTCTCAGCCGCCTCCATTGGACTACTAATTGACGACGTGCCCCAAGTCGGCGCGATTTTTGACCCCTTTCATAACGAACTGTTTCGAGCCGCCACCGGCTTAGGAGCAACCCGCAACCGCCGCCCTATCCAAGTCTCCAAAATCTCAGAATTGAGCAAAAGCTTACTCGTAACTGGCTTTGCCTACGATCGCCACGAAACAGCCGATAATAACTATGCCGAATTTTGTCACCTGACCCACCTCACCCAAGGCGTGCGGCGTAGCGGTTCCGCCTCCCTCGACCTCGCCCACGTCGCCTGTGGTCGCTTAGATGGATACTGGGAGAGAGGACTTTCACCTTGGGACATGGCCGCAGGTATAGTGATACTCTTAGAAGCAGGAGGCCAAGTCACAGCTTATGATGGTAGCCCCCTACAGATTAAGTCCGGTCGGATTTTGGGCAGCAACGGTCGCATTCACGACCAGATCCGCGATGCTTTGCAGGGAGTTCCTCCACTATCATCGTGGCCAAGTGTTCCCAAAGCAAGCGATCGATCCTAA
- a CDS encoding NAD-dependent epimerase/dehydratase family protein yields the protein MNKRVLITGGSGFVGSSLGLGLAQRYPDWQITALDNLKRRGSELNLPRLKQAGIKFVHGDIRNTEDLDPAVLQPDLILECSAEPSVLAGYAAPGYVLQTNLVGTINCLELARQTQADFIFLSTSRVYPIAYLNAMEFTEAETRFHLTEKQSLSGASSHGISEEFPLDKARSLYGATKLASELLITEYADAYGLRTVINRCGVLTGPWQMGKVDQGIFALWMAFHYFQKPLKYIGYGGTGKQVRDFLHIADLLDLIDLQIYNLEALKGEIFNVGGGINNTLSLYETTQLCQEITGHKVPIDPIVENRIGDVPIFITDSRKVITATGWQPKRDAKMTLTEIYEWIYEFEEYVSDIFN from the coding sequence ATGAATAAACGAGTTTTGATAACTGGTGGTTCTGGATTTGTAGGCAGTTCCCTTGGTCTGGGACTAGCTCAACGTTATCCTGACTGGCAAATTACGGCCTTAGATAACCTAAAGCGACGGGGTTCTGAATTAAATTTACCCCGACTAAAGCAAGCAGGTATTAAGTTTGTTCATGGTGATATCCGAAATACAGAAGATTTAGACCCAGCGGTACTACAACCAGATTTAATTTTAGAATGCTCTGCCGAGCCATCAGTTTTAGCAGGATATGCTGCTCCTGGTTATGTCTTACAAACTAACTTAGTAGGAACCATTAACTGTTTAGAATTAGCTCGTCAAACTCAGGCAGATTTTATTTTTCTGTCTACAAGTCGGGTTTATCCCATTGCTTACCTCAATGCTATGGAATTTACAGAAGCAGAAACGCGCTTTCACCTCACAGAAAAACAGTCTTTATCAGGTGCATCCAGTCACGGTATTTCTGAAGAATTTCCTTTAGATAAAGCTCGCTCTCTCTATGGAGCGACCAAACTAGCCTCAGAATTACTGATTACTGAATATGCTGATGCTTACGGATTGAGAACTGTAATTAATCGCTGTGGAGTCCTCACTGGCCCCTGGCAAATGGGCAAAGTCGATCAAGGTATTTTTGCCTTGTGGATGGCATTTCACTACTTCCAAAAACCCTTAAAATACATCGGTTATGGAGGCACAGGTAAACAAGTCAGAGACTTTTTACACATAGCAGATTTACTAGACTTGATAGATTTACAAATTTACAATTTAGAAGCATTAAAAGGAGAGATTTTCAATGTTGGTGGTGGAATAAATAACACGCTTTCGCTTTATGAAACAACTCAGCTTTGCCAGGAGATTACGGGGCATAAAGTTCCGATCGATCCTATTGTAGAAAACCGCATCGGCGATGTTCCTATTTTTATTACAGACTCCCGCAAAGTGATTACTGCTACTGGATGGCAACCCAAAAGAGATGCTAAGATGACTCTGACAGAAATTTATGAGTGGATTTATGAATTTGAGGAATATGTCAGTGATATTTTTAATTAA
- the moeB gene encoding molybdopterin-synthase adenylyltransferase MoeB, translating into MLNPNLGEIQLKQEEYERYSRHLILPEVGLDGQKRLKAASVLCIGTGGLGSPLLLYLAAAGIGRIGIVDFDIVDSSNLQRQVIHGTSWVGKPKIESAKNRILEINPFCQVDLYETRLSSENALDILAPYDVIVDGTDNFPTRYLVNDACVLLNKPNVYGSIFRFEGQATVFNYQDGPNYRDLYPEPPPPGMVPSCAEGGVLGILPGVVGCIQATETIKIILGQGKTLSGRLLLYNALDMTFRELKLRPNPVRPEIEKLIDYEQFCGIPQAKAQEDLQQMEIPEMTVKELKELIDSGASDFLLLDVRNPNEYEIAKIPGSVLVPLPDLETGGGVQKVKELLNGHRLIAHCKMGGRSAKALGILKEAGIDGINVKGGITAWSKEVDPSVPQY; encoded by the coding sequence ATGCTAAATCCAAATCTGGGTGAAATTCAACTAAAACAAGAAGAATACGAACGCTATTCGCGCCATTTAATCCTGCCAGAAGTTGGGCTAGATGGGCAAAAACGCCTCAAAGCTGCCAGCGTATTGTGCATTGGCACTGGTGGGCTTGGTTCGCCCCTGTTGCTATACCTAGCTGCTGCTGGCATTGGGCGCATTGGCATCGTAGATTTTGATATAGTAGACAGTTCCAACTTGCAACGGCAGGTAATTCACGGAACGTCTTGGGTAGGAAAGCCAAAGATTGAGTCTGCTAAAAATAGGATTCTAGAAATCAATCCCTTTTGTCAAGTTGACCTCTACGAAACTCGCTTGAGTTCTGAAAATGCCCTCGACATCCTCGCGCCTTATGATGTCATCGTGGATGGTACTGATAACTTCCCGACGCGCTATTTGGTGAATGATGCTTGCGTATTGCTGAACAAGCCAAATGTATACGGTTCTATCTTCAGATTTGAAGGGCAAGCTACTGTTTTTAATTACCAAGATGGCCCTAATTATCGCGATTTGTACCCCGAACCACCTCCTCCTGGGATGGTTCCTTCCTGTGCGGAAGGCGGTGTTTTAGGAATTTTACCCGGAGTCGTTGGCTGCATTCAAGCAACAGAAACTATCAAAATTATCTTAGGCCAAGGTAAGACTTTAAGCGGCAGATTGTTACTTTATAATGCCTTGGATATGACGTTCCGCGAGTTAAAATTGCGGCCAAATCCAGTGCGACCAGAGATTGAGAAGTTGATTGACTACGAACAGTTCTGCGGAATTCCTCAAGCAAAAGCACAGGAGGATCTACAACAAATGGAAATTCCAGAGATGACTGTCAAGGAACTTAAGGAGTTAATCGACAGCGGCGCGAGTGATTTTCTGCTGTTAGATGTTCGCAATCCTAACGAGTATGAGATTGCTAAGATTCCCGGTTCGGTATTAGTACCTTTGCCAGATCTCGAAACTGGTGGCGGTGTTCAGAAGGTTAAGGAATTGTTGAACGGCCATCGGTTGATCGCACATTGCAAAATGGGTGGCAGATCCGCGAAGGCGTTAGGCATCCTTAAAGAAGCTGGAATTGACGGCATTAATGTAAAGGGTGGAATTACTGCTTGGAGTAAGGAAGTTGACCCTTCTGTGCCTCAATACTAA
- a CDS encoding Mov34/MPN/PAD-1 family protein translates to MVIKVTAKHLQAIQTHAENTYPDECCGFLMGEIAGDVKILVEVWPTENAWNPEVAEALPEMESGDKLERSRRDRFVIAPSAMLKAMKQGRDRHLTIIGIYHSHPEHPAIPSECDRALAWPQYSYIIASVYQGKVQDLRNWSLDGEGNFQSEEIITLQSAQVKK, encoded by the coding sequence ATGGTTATAAAAGTTACTGCTAAACATTTGCAAGCTATCCAGACTCATGCAGAAAACACTTATCCTGATGAGTGTTGCGGTTTCTTGATGGGAGAAATCGCTGGGGATGTGAAAATCTTGGTAGAAGTTTGGCCAACTGAAAATGCTTGGAACCCAGAGGTGGCGGAAGCTTTGCCAGAGATGGAATCCGGGGATAAGCTAGAGCGTAGCAGGCGCGATCGCTTCGTCATTGCGCCGTCTGCGATGTTAAAGGCGATGAAACAGGGGCGCGATCGCCATCTTACCATCATCGGCATTTACCACTCCCACCCCGAACATCCAGCAATTCCCTCCGAGTGCGATCGCGCCTTAGCTTGGCCCCAATACTCCTACATCATAGCCTCAGTTTACCAAGGCAAAGTCCAAGACCTCCGCAATTGGAGCCTTGACGGAGAGGGTAACTTTCAGTCAGAGGAAATCATTACCCTCCAATCAGCTCAGGTTAAGAAATAA
- a CDS encoding J domain-containing protein: MSIQITKGLFKFDFTDQHAILGVPLDAEFNEIRKRYMKIVRRLHSDTCPFESQAEKNKANEFLSKVVNPAYNKFSKESDRKEYGLLVDMIGKRTIKEQKNLHFESEAAKQLTTAKDFQEAYKKALTELAEKQYESISDSLEIIAQISELNMVYLLRKEQKGPVASQAQPAPATTTPASAAPKAPAAAPKAQDSFVEQACRRVEGLMSTKNYAKAILELKEALNRDPKHSKGHALLGMCYLEQKQATMAKIEIKKALELNPEEPTALEAKKKLEQATAQPATATKGQKPGAKPQASTGKSASGKKTDPPKSGGFFGGLFGGGKKN; this comes from the coding sequence ATGTCTATTCAAATCACAAAAGGGTTGTTCAAATTTGACTTTACAGATCAGCACGCCATTCTGGGAGTTCCCCTGGATGCTGAGTTTAACGAGATCCGCAAACGGTATATGAAAATAGTTCGCCGCTTGCACTCAGATACTTGTCCCTTTGAAAGTCAAGCAGAGAAAAACAAAGCGAATGAGTTTTTGTCAAAAGTGGTTAATCCCGCTTATAACAAATTTTCCAAAGAAAGCGATCGCAAAGAATACGGTCTGCTAGTGGACATGATTGGCAAACGCACCATCAAAGAACAAAAAAACCTGCACTTTGAAAGCGAAGCAGCCAAACAGCTAACTACGGCCAAAGATTTTCAGGAAGCTTACAAAAAAGCACTCACCGAACTTGCTGAGAAGCAATACGAATCCATCAGCGACAGCCTGGAGATCATCGCTCAAATCAGCGAGCTGAATATGGTTTACCTACTGCGGAAAGAGCAAAAAGGCCCAGTAGCAAGTCAGGCTCAGCCGGCTCCAGCGACAACAACCCCTGCTTCAGCAGCACCGAAAGCCCCAGCCGCAGCCCCGAAAGCCCAAGACTCCTTTGTAGAGCAAGCTTGTCGCCGCGTTGAGGGGTTGATGTCTACCAAAAACTACGCTAAAGCAATTTTGGAATTAAAAGAAGCTTTAAATCGCGATCCCAAACATAGTAAAGGCCATGCCTTACTAGGGATGTGTTATTTAGAGCAAAAACAGGCAACAATGGCAAAAATTGAGATTAAAAAAGCCTTAGAATTAAATCCCGAAGAACCTACGGCCTTAGAAGCCAAGAAAAAGTTAGAACAAGCAACAGCACAGCCAGCGACGGCGACGAAGGGCCAAAAGCCTGGAGCCAAACCCCAGGCCAGCACTGGAAAATCGGCATCTGGCAAAAAAACCGATCCACCTAAAAGCGGCGGCTTTTTCGGGGGCTTGTTCGGCGGCGGTAAGAAGAATTGA
- a CDS encoding glycosyltransferase, with the protein MLKKLFRQKIFKFLIGGGVAATINLLLIFWMIEKLGFNTPVLRNIANVISIEFSLLASFFIYRIWVWPGGAWTIREVLWRQIPLYHLSAGTSVIARIFLVFPLLDWLKINYAVNTLIGVFLSASINYLISDRLVFKSPVQSSKSLPDFSSEIYCPEGLAPALENSSSQPRQYQFQKLTKIKVFSIVIPAHNEEGCIVETVQSITQLLEEKGIDYEIIIVNDNSRDRTEELSQQLNSQNSKVRYINNYLPNGFGFAVRCGLENFQGDAVAIVMADNSDAPENIIDYYYKLQEGYDCVFGSRFIKGGKVIDYPTHKLLINRLANLFIKILFGLKLNDTTNAFKSYRREVIEGIYPLLSHHFNLTVEMPLKSIVRGYSYTIIPIRWQNRKTGVSKLKIKEMGSRYLFVVLYIWLEKHLSRGDYVRKQPELNSLKKMR; encoded by the coding sequence ATGTTAAAAAAGCTATTTCGGCAAAAAATTTTTAAGTTTCTGATCGGTGGTGGCGTAGCAGCAACAATAAATTTGCTTCTGATCTTTTGGATGATTGAAAAGCTAGGATTTAATACGCCTGTTTTACGCAATATCGCGAATGTAATATCAATTGAATTTTCGCTGTTAGCTAGTTTTTTCATCTATCGGATTTGGGTTTGGCCAGGAGGTGCGTGGACTATTCGAGAAGTATTGTGGCGACAAATTCCCTTGTACCATCTCTCGGCTGGCACTTCTGTCATTGCTCGCATCTTCCTTGTATTTCCTTTATTAGATTGGTTGAAAATCAATTATGCAGTTAATACCTTGATAGGTGTATTTTTGAGTGCGTCTATCAATTATTTAATCAGCGATCGATTAGTCTTTAAATCTCCCGTTCAATCTTCTAAGAGCCTACCCGATTTTTCTTCAGAAATATATTGTCCCGAAGGTTTAGCTCCTGCATTGGAAAATAGCTCTTCTCAACCAAGACAATATCAATTCCAAAAATTAACAAAAATCAAAGTTTTCTCAATTGTCATTCCTGCTCATAATGAAGAAGGTTGTATAGTCGAAACTGTTCAATCCATCACCCAATTACTAGAAGAAAAAGGGATTGATTACGAAATTATAATAGTTAACGATAACAGCCGCGATCGCACCGAAGAATTATCGCAGCAGCTAAATTCTCAAAATAGTAAAGTACGTTATATAAATAACTATTTGCCTAACGGCTTTGGTTTCGCTGTTCGCTGCGGATTAGAGAATTTTCAAGGAGATGCTGTCGCCATTGTCATGGCAGATAATTCTGATGCCCCGGAAAATATTATTGATTACTATTATAAACTGCAAGAAGGTTATGATTGTGTGTTTGGTTCTCGATTCATCAAAGGCGGTAAAGTTATTGATTATCCCACTCACAAGTTGCTCATCAACCGTTTAGCTAATTTATTTATTAAAATTCTATTTGGATTGAAGCTGAATGACACAACTAATGCCTTTAAGTCCTACCGCAGAGAAGTAATCGAAGGTATTTATCCTCTCCTATCTCATCATTTTAACTTGACAGTTGAAATGCCTCTTAAGTCCATTGTTCGGGGATATTCCTACACAATTATCCCGATCAGATGGCAAAATCGTAAAACAGGTGTATCTAAGCTAAAAATCAAAGAAATGGGAAGCCGCTATCTATTTGTGGTACTTTATATTTGGCTAGAAAAACATCTTTCTAGAGGAGATTATGTTCGCAAGCAACCTGAATTAAACAGCCTCAAAAAAATGAGATGA
- a CDS encoding DUF2283 domain-containing protein yields MKLTYDPRYNVAYIYLKEKPTEVETVQVSEELNIDIAPDGTIYGIELLNANQQLGGNSQGKLIVINEALGESSEIQLSLSP; encoded by the coding sequence ATGAAACTGACCTACGATCCGAGATACAATGTTGCTTATATTTACCTGAAAGAAAAACCAACAGAAGTAGAAACAGTTCAAGTTAGCGAAGAATTAAATATAGATATTGCTCCTGATGGAACTATTTACGGAATAGAACTGCTCAATGCTAATCAACAATTAGGAGGTAATAGTCAAGGTAAATTAATAGTAATTAATGAAGCTTTGGGAGAATCCTCAGAAATTCAACTGTCACTTTCCCCTTAA
- a CDS encoding thermonuclease family protein, producing MGIVVKNLDQTEPIAWRVTQIIIYGLFAIALCLLLASCEEPPETEIPQGSIVKVQRVVNGQTIEIAGFADQTPILEQVRLIGIEAPDLKQQPWGPDARQKLEQLIGGQEILLESDAQAQDRYDRKLAYLWRGKDLLNEQLVKEGYALVVARSPNTKHKQRLANAQEWARLMGRGIWNPEQPMRQTPAEFRNQNRK from the coding sequence ATGGGCATAGTAGTAAAAAATCTTGACCAGACAGAGCCGATCGCCTGGAGAGTAACGCAGATAATTATTTATGGGTTATTCGCGATCGCCCTTTGCCTACTTTTAGCTAGCTGCGAAGAACCCCCAGAAACAGAAATCCCCCAAGGCTCAATTGTCAAAGTACAGCGAGTAGTCAACGGACAAACTATCGAAATCGCAGGCTTTGCCGACCAAACCCCCATACTAGAGCAAGTCCGGCTCATCGGTATAGAAGCCCCCGACTTAAAACAGCAGCCTTGGGGCCCGGATGCCAGACAAAAACTAGAACAACTGATCGGCGGACAAGAGATATTATTAGAATCCGATGCCCAAGCTCAAGATCGATACGATCGCAAACTAGCTTATCTTTGGCGAGGAAAAGACCTCCTCAACGAACAGCTAGTCAAAGAAGGATATGCTTTAGTCGTAGCGCGATCGCCCAACACCAAACACAAACAGCGCCTCGCCAACGCCCAGGAATGGGCCAGACTCATGGGGCGCGGCATTTGGAACCCCGAACAACCCATGCGCCAAACCCCCGCAGAGTTTAGAAATCAGAATCGGAAATAG
- the ahcY gene encoding adenosylhomocysteinase, which produces MTATVVQLKHEVKDLSLAPLGKQRIEWAGREMPVLGQIRDRFAKEKPFTGIRLAACCHVTTETAHLAIALKAGGADAVLIASNPLSTQDDVAASLVADYGIPVFALKGEDAATYERHVNIALDHRPNIIIDDGSDVVASLIQHRQNQISDLIGTTEETTTGIVRLRAMFRDGVLTFPAMNVNDADTKHFFDNRYGTGQSTLDGIIRATNVLLAGKNIVVAGYGWCGKGTALRARGMGGNVIVTEIDPIRAIEAVMDGFRVMPMDEAAPVGDLFITVTGNKHIIRSEHFDVMKDGAMVCNSGHFDIEIDLKVLGEKATEVRTVRPFTQEYRLKNGKSVIVLGEGRLINLAAAEGHPSAVMDMSFANQALACEYLVKNKGKLEAGIHSIPADVDKEIARLKLQAMGINIDTLTPAQIEYMNSWTSGT; this is translated from the coding sequence ATGACGGCAACAGTTGTCCAGTTAAAGCACGAAGTCAAAGACTTGTCCCTTGCCCCCTTGGGAAAACAACGCATCGAATGGGCCGGCCGGGAAATGCCCGTTTTGGGGCAAATTAGAGACCGTTTTGCCAAAGAAAAGCCCTTTACTGGCATCCGCTTGGCGGCTTGTTGTCACGTAACTACTGAGACGGCCCACTTAGCGATCGCCCTCAAAGCCGGAGGCGCTGACGCTGTACTGATCGCCAGCAACCCGCTGAGTACCCAAGATGACGTAGCAGCTAGCCTTGTAGCCGATTATGGTATACCAGTATTTGCCCTCAAAGGCGAAGACGCAGCCACCTACGAACGCCACGTCAATATTGCCCTGGATCACCGCCCCAACATCATTATCGACGATGGCAGCGACGTAGTTGCTAGTTTAATCCAACATCGTCAAAACCAAATTTCCGACCTGATCGGTACCACCGAAGAAACCACCACCGGGATCGTCCGCCTGCGGGCCATGTTCCGAGACGGCGTGCTCACCTTCCCCGCAATGAACGTTAACGACGCGGATACCAAGCACTTCTTTGACAACCGCTACGGCACCGGTCAATCTACTTTAGATGGCATTATCCGCGCTACCAACGTGCTGTTAGCCGGCAAAAATATTGTAGTTGCAGGCTATGGCTGGTGTGGCAAAGGTACTGCACTCCGGGCTCGCGGTATGGGCGGAAATGTGATCGTTACCGAAATCGATCCGATCCGCGCGATCGAAGCCGTCATGGACGGTTTCCGCGTCATGCCAATGGATGAAGCCGCACCAGTGGGAGATTTATTTATCACAGTTACCGGCAATAAACACATCATTCGTAGCGAACATTTCGACGTAATGAAAGACGGCGCAATGGTTTGTAATTCCGGTCACTTTGACATTGAAATTGACCTCAAAGTTTTAGGTGAAAAAGCTACTGAAGTGCGGACTGTGCGACCTTTCACTCAAGAGTATCGCCTTAAGAATGGCAAGTCAGTAATCGTACTCGGTGAAGGACGTTTAATTAACTTGGCTGCTGCGGAAGGACACCCCAGCGCAGTGATGGATATGAGCTTTGCTAACCAAGCTTTGGCTTGTGAATATCTGGTCAAGAATAAAGGCAAATTGGAAGCCGGTATTCACTCTATCCCCGCTGATGTTGACAAAGAAATTGCACGGTTAAAGTTGCAAGCAATGGGGATTAATATTGATACCCTGACTCCTGCACAAATTGAGTACATGAACTCTTGGACTTCTGGCACATAA